The proteins below come from a single Bacillus sp. 2205SS5-2 genomic window:
- a CDS encoding cache domain-containing sensor histidine kinase, with product MIKNSIRNKLIVLLMITTIVPFGSSIIITYLYTKNSIENQVVKESRNLLYQGKLNLENYMNELNGLTLSLYKNPDFINYMRSPNQQSNYLTIGIVKNVVQTLLYTSETVNEVHVSFEGNNRVISASKKSTVVFSNRNSDSNEESFSKAKNSPYHMYIEPKFAQHEQAINSSKNIFNIHRAFTNVPEEDVLAYISLEISPKKIINLSRNLYNQEKEEFYLLSSDGEVIYSSNFDLSKHGYRQQWIQRILETEEDSGSLEWKEDTFNGMMMYDQLPASAGGWILVKRVSFAHLYESPLSVAKLNILFGVIGLSLVVLATLFVTFKITSPIRILLQNIQQVEKGNMKVRMESFGPDEIGLLGFRFQQMIERINTLINREYKLELENKNNQLKVLQSQINPHFLYNALQSIGTVALKNKVPQIYSLITHLSKIMRYGMNMEEDIVPLKNEITYTNAFLLLQKERFGEHLEYIVEVEENLYDVKVPKMILQPIIENYFKHGFDIRDEVGRIYLYCYKEQEDLVVKIRDNGTGVTNARLLEIQTYFQSEAVNTVGEKTNIGLKNVYVRLKLYYDNRATLHLENDVDGGFLVTMRIPIEMEGEANESNHH from the coding sequence ATGATTAAAAACAGTATTCGGAATAAGTTAATTGTTTTACTAATGATTACGACCATTGTTCCTTTTGGAAGTTCAATCATTATTACATATTTGTATACAAAGAATTCAATCGAAAATCAAGTTGTAAAGGAAAGTCGCAATCTACTATATCAAGGTAAACTGAATTTAGAGAATTATATGAATGAGTTGAACGGACTAACACTGTCACTCTATAAGAATCCAGATTTTATAAATTATATGAGGTCACCTAATCAGCAGAGCAATTATTTAACGATAGGCATCGTCAAGAATGTTGTGCAAACGCTTCTCTATACGAGTGAAACAGTTAATGAGGTACACGTATCTTTTGAAGGCAATAATCGTGTCATTTCAGCTTCAAAGAAATCGACAGTGGTTTTTTCTAACCGAAATAGTGATTCTAACGAGGAATCATTCTCAAAGGCGAAAAACAGTCCTTATCATATGTATATAGAGCCAAAGTTTGCTCAGCACGAGCAGGCAATCAATAGCTCAAAAAATATCTTCAACATTCATCGTGCCTTCACAAATGTTCCAGAAGAGGATGTTCTTGCGTATATCTCATTAGAAATCTCACCTAAAAAAATCATTAATTTGAGTAGAAATCTTTACAACCAAGAGAAGGAAGAATTTTACTTGCTTTCTTCAGATGGAGAAGTGATTTATAGCTCGAATTTTGATTTATCAAAACATGGATACCGTCAACAATGGATACAACGAATCCTTGAGACGGAAGAAGACTCAGGTTCATTGGAGTGGAAAGAAGATACATTTAATGGAATGATGATGTACGATCAGTTACCAGCTTCTGCAGGTGGATGGATATTGGTCAAAAGGGTTTCATTTGCACATTTGTACGAAAGTCCTTTAAGTGTTGCGAAACTTAATATCCTTTTTGGGGTTATTGGTTTATCACTTGTTGTGTTAGCTACGTTGTTTGTCACATTTAAAATCACATCTCCGATTAGGATTTTGCTACAGAATATTCAACAAGTAGAAAAAGGAAATATGAAGGTTAGAATGGAATCCTTTGGCCCGGATGAAATTGGGTTACTAGGTTTCCGGTTTCAACAGATGATTGAACGTATCAACACGCTAATCAATCGGGAGTACAAATTAGAATTAGAAAACAAAAACAATCAATTAAAAGTACTACAATCACAAATCAATCCACACTTTTTATACAACGCTTTACAGTCGATCGGAACAGTGGCGCTTAAGAATAAAGTTCCGCAAATCTATTCTTTGATAACGCATCTCTCTAAAATCATGCGGTATGGAATGAATATGGAAGAGGATATCGTTCCTTTGAAAAACGAAATTACGTATACCAATGCCTTTCTTCTATTGCAAAAAGAACGTTTTGGTGAACATTTAGAATACATCGTAGAGGTAGAAGAGAATTTATATGATGTGAAAGTACCAAAAATGATTCTTCAGCCTATTATAGAGAATTATTTCAAGCATGGCTTTGACATTCGTGATGAAGTTGGTCGCATTTACCTCTACTGCTATAAGGAGCAAGAGGATCTTGTCGTGAAGATTCGTGATAATGGAACGGGCGTGACAAACGCTCGATTATTGGAGATTCAAACGTATTTTCAATCAGAAGCCGTCAATACGGTAGGAGAGAAGACGAATATTGGCTTGAAGAATGTCTATGTTCGTTTAAAACTATACTATGATAACCGTGCGACGCTACATCTTGAAAACGATGTAGATGGTGGTTTTTTGGTGACCATGAGGATACCGATAGAAATGGAAGGTGAGGCGAATGAAAGCAATCATCATTGA